In the Osmerus eperlanus chromosome 27, fOsmEpe2.1, whole genome shotgun sequence genome, one interval contains:
- the arsib gene encoding arylsulfatase I, producing MQAASTLCLFSLLSIGYPSLDPFQPNLLDRDENTQDDDDAFEPRRPPHIIFILTDDQGYNDVGYHNPDIHTPTLDRLAAEGVKLENYYVQPICTPSRSQLLTGRYQIHTGLQHSIIRPRQPSCLPRELLTLPQRLLDRGYATHMVGKWHLGFYRRSCLPTQKGFQSFFGSLTGSVDYYSYGSCDGPGLCGYDLHEDEHVSRGYAGRYSTHLFTQRARAILSSHNASLQPLFLFLSLQAVHTPLHPPKSYIYPYRRMGNIARRKYAAMVTTVDESVRKVTYALRKYGFYRNSVLIFSTDNGAQPFTGGSNWPLRGRKGTYWEGGVRAVGFVHSPLLRHRRRTSRALLHISDWYPTLVGLAGGNVTEAEGLDGYDVWPTISEGKESPRLEILHNINPLHRRAGQGTGRRPAGNTSRKSPGLAKASKKSSRRAAGLRKASGKKAPSTTPSTSWGTSRKGSSRASRKVHKQDKAFSGKDSRKVPGPTKAYMEKGSSSRQGPRRGSRTQVPSPGPGGPVQEGLAVFDTSVQAAIRVGDWKLLTGDPGHGDWVPPQVLATLSGTWWNLERNIEGIDKSVWLFNITADPYERHDLANQRPDVVRQLLSRLAFYNRTAVPVRFPDDDPRANPDLHGGAWVPWVGEEEEEGGGKVSKKGRNKTKRKKCKLCKLKSFFNKLNTRMMSNRIDR from the exons ATGCAAGCCGCGAGCACCCTGTGCCTCTTCAGCCTTCTCAGCATCGGTTACCCGTCGTTAGACCCGTTCCAACCCAATTTGCTGGACCGGGACGAGAACACACAAGACGACGACGACGCCTTTGAACCGAGGCGGCCTCCACACATCATCTTCATCCTTACGGACGATCAAGGCTACAATGACGTTGGGTACCACAACCCGGACATCCATACGCCGACATTGGACCGGCTAGCCGCGGAGGGGGTGAAGCTGGAGAACTATTACGTGCAACCGATCTGCACGCCCTCCCGGAGCCAGCTCCTCACCGGCAG GTACCAGATCCACACAGGCTTGCAGCACTCCATCATCCGTCCCCGCCAGCCCAGCTGTCTGCCCAGGGAGCTGCTCACCCTCCCCCAGCGCCTGCTGGACCGCGGCTACGCCACCCACATGGTGGGGAAGTGGCACCTGGGCTTCTACAG gcgTTCCTGTCTTCCTACCCAGAAAGGGTTCCAGAGCTTCTTCGGCTCGCTGACAGGAAGTGTGGACTACTACTCCTACGGGTCATGTGACGGCCCCGGTCTCTGCGGTTACGACCTTCACGAGGACGAGCACGTCTCCCGCGGTTACGCCGGCCGCTACTCCACCCACCTGTTCACCCAGCGGGCCCGCGCCATCCTATCCTCCCACAATGCCTCGCTCCAGCCCCTTTTCCTGTTCCTGTCGCTGCAGGCAGTACACacgcccctgcacccccccaaaTCCTACATCTACCCCTACCGCCGCATGGGCAACATAGCAAGACGCAAGTACGCCGCCATGGTAACCACGGTGGACGAGTCGGTGCGCAAGGTCACCTACGCCCTCAGGAAGTACGGGTTTTACCGGAACAGCGTGCTCATCTTCTCCACGGATAACGGGGCTCAACCCTTCACGGGGGGCAGCAACTGGCCCCTACGTGGGCGGAAGGGAACctactgggaggggggggtgagggcagtgGGTTTCGTCCACAGCCCCCTCCTCAGACACAGGCGTAGGACCTCCAGAGCCCTGCTCCACATCTCCGACTGGTACCCCACCCTCGTGGGCCTGGCTGGGGGAAATGTGACGGAGGCGGAGGGGCTGGACGGCTACGACGTGTGGCCCACCATCAGCGAGGGGAAGGAGTCCCCACGCCTGGAGATCCTCCATAACATCAATCCCCTGCACAGGCGGGCTGGGCAGGGAACGGGGCGCAGGCCGGCGGGGAACACCTCCAGGAAAAGCCCCGGTCTCGCCAAGGCCTCCAAGAAGAGTTCCAGGAGAGCAGCAGGCCTCCGTAAGGCCTCTGGGAAGAAAGCCCCCAGTACAACCCCATCCACCTCTTGGGGTACTTCCAGGAAAGGCTCAAGCCGGGCCTCCAGAAAAGTCCACAAGCAAGACAAGGCATTTTCGGGGAAGGATTCCAGGAAAGTTCCTGGTCCCACTAAGGCCTACATGGAAAAGGGCTCCAGCTCCAGACAGGGGCCCAGGCGCGGCTCCCGGACCCAGgtccccagccctggtcctgggggGCCGGTCCAGGAAGGCCTGGCTGTGTTTGACACCTCGGTGCAGGCAGCCATCAGGGTGGGAGACTGGAAGCTGCTGACAGGAGACCCTGGACATGGAGACTGGGTTCCACCCCAGGTTCTAGCCACGCTCTCAGGAACCTGGTGGAACCTGGAGAGGAACATCGAGGGAATCGACAAGAGCGTCTGGCTCTTCAACATCACGGCGGACCCCTACGAACGCCACGACCTGGCCAATCAGAGGCCGGATGTGGTCCGACAGCTCCTGTCTCGTCTGGCGTTCTACAACCGCACGGCGGTGCCCGTTCGCTTCCCCGACGACGACCCCCGTGCGAACCCTGACCTCCACGGAGGGGCCTGGGTTCcctgggtgggagaggaggaggaagaggggggggggaaggtctCCAAGAAAGGCAGGAATAAGACAAAGAGGAAGAAGTGTAAACTTTGTAAACTGAAGTCCTTCTTTAACAAGCTCAACACACGCATGATGTCTAACAGGATAGACAGATga
- the ndufa2 gene encoding NADH dehydrogenase [ubiquinone] 1 alpha subcomplex subunit 2, with amino-acid sequence MAAAVVRGIGSNLAKNLREIRLHLCQTSPASQGARDFVEQHYVALKSANPGFPILIRECSGVQPKLWARYDFGKETSVGLDNMTVDQVASVLQTVVKV; translated from the exons ATGGCTGCTGCGGTGGTACGGGGTATCGGCTCTAACCTTGCCAAAAACCTTCGCGAAATTCGTCTGCATTTGTGCCAGACTTCACCTGCAAGTCAAGGAGCTCG GGACTTCGTGGAGCAGCACTATGTAGCCCTGAAATCAGCGAACCCCGGTTTTCCCATCCTCATCCGAGAATGCTCTGGAGTCCAGCCCAAACTTTGGGCCAGATACG ACTTCGGGAAGGAGACCAGTGTGGGGTTGGATAATATGACGGTGGACCAGGTTGCTTCAGTGCTGCAGACCGTTGTCAAGGTGTAG
- the LOC134013474 gene encoding neurofilament heavy polypeptide-like, whose product MTSMESDASDSALLYLIYQHLKENGYQKAAKGLKKHVAQSESPDEFLSLHDIYSAWTKISALGQVAKQEAEVDSTTLKKGIKADPSPTTEEDNLCLQQTKEEELDAKPVTDLLPPPAEQPSATDTPLKTAPPEEEEEEEEEEEVKEEGEKAAIQDTEADKTEPGPALATTPDKPAHNSDGDSESESEEELPLTQAAAVTPAVPSPASTAPASKPAPASKPAPNSDSESESESEEDIPPPQKTPAKAPPPASAPTQKESSSDSSEDEAPPKKTPATPILAKAQLKAPASAKKASSSSDESEEDEPVKNPESTSEPPKVATETAASETPVSDTQAPPPAGQEKDAEEEDSPEETEEAALAPPTPEEPKDDDAEAPPPEAPVQEEEESQSGETVLAGNLKAEDQIVTSTTPEDKNDTPAAPTAAAAVPEVEEEVAPPSDPDMPPATPGAGGKKKRSRDAADTPGKKDKKKRKKKVEVEEEVEEEQSAPLEGSEETEVQLDTKEPADEPEDGEGETEEAAPAGRTILLLSSNAIKRRRRNKKNKKTKKGEEEVQEEAAEEKEEEESVQTKVTPKQSKKAKKRQRESVAIEEPPAKEPPPPQTPEDQEETPKKKKKKNAEKEKKNTVKQTPAPVLEKKNKKKKNKKKLLVEPVEEETPEEVIFTPALQEKKKKKKKKTSVAAKAEKENQQEVTSPVQEQSITPEKAKKKKKNKQKQEKAAPVAPPAPPAGKKKTKKAIVW is encoded by the exons ATGACTTCAATGGAATCGGATGCGTCCGATAGTGCCTTGCTTTACCTAATTTATCAGCATTTAAAGGAGAACGGTTATCAGAAAGCTGCAAAAGGACTGAAGAAGCATGTTGCTCAG TCGGAGAGCCCAGATGAGTTCCTCTCTCTACACGATATCTACTCAGCCTGGACCAA gatcTCAGCACTAGGCCAGGTAGCTAAGCAAGAGGCCGAGGTGGACTCCACCACGCTGAAGAAGGGCATCAAGGccgacccctcccccaccacagaagaagacaaccTGTGTCTGCAGCAGACCAAAGAAGAAGAGTTAGATGCCAAACCAGTTACAG atctcctgcccccccctgctgaGCAGCCCAGCGCCACTGACACCCCCCTGAAGACGGCACccccagaggaggaagaggaggaagaggaagaagaggaggtgaaggaggagggggag AAAGCAGCCATTCAGGACACAGAAGCAGACAAGACAGAGCCTGGCCCCGCCCTCGCCACTACCCCTGACAAACCAGCACATAATTCCGATGGAGACAGCGAAtcagagagcgaggaggagctTCCGCTAACCCAG GCGGCAGCTGTGACCCCAGCTGTCCCCAGCCCAGCATCCACTGCCCCAGCCTCTaaacctgccccagcctctaaaCCTGCCCCGAATTCAGACAGTGAGAGTGAGTCAGAGAGTGAAGAAGACATTCCTCCACCACAG AAAACACCAGCCAAAGCGCCCCCTCCTGCCTCAGCTCCCACCCAGAAGGAGAGCAGCTCAGACTCCTCTGAGGACGAGGCCCCCCCCAAGAAGACCCCGGCCACCCCCATCCTGGCCAAGGCTCAGCTCAAGGCCCCTGCTTCAGCCAAGAAGGCCTCCAGCTCCAGTGACGAGAGTGAGGAGGACGAACCAGTCAAG AACCCAGAGTCAACCTCAGAACCCCCCAAGGTCGCCACGGAAACCGCTGCCTCTGAGACACCTGTCAGCGAcacccaggcccctccccctgcaggccaGGAGAAAGAcgcagaggaagaggacagtCCAGAAGAG ACGGAAGAAGCTGCTCTGGCCCCACCCACACCGGAGGAACCCAAGGATGATGATGCTGAAGCCCCTCCCCCAGAGG ctcctgtacaggaagaggaggagtctcAG AGTGGAGAGACTGTATTAGCTGGCAACCTAAAGGCCGAGGATCAGATAGTGACATCGACCACTCCAGAGGACAAGAACGACACACCTGCCGCCCCCACAG ctgctgctgctgtcccagaagtagaggaggaggtagcCCCGCCCTCTGACCCCGACATGCCCCCAGCCACACCCGGCGCGGgggggaagaagaagaggagcagagatgCTGCTGACACCCCAGGCAAGAAGgacaagaagaagagaaagaaaaaggtggaggtggaggaggaggtggaggaggaacaaTCAGCTCCTCTAGAGGGCAGTGAAGAGACAGAGGTCCAGCTGGACACCAAGGAGCCAGCAGATGAACCAGAAG ATGGCGAAGGCGAGACTGAGgaggctgcccctgctggcCGGACcatcctgctgctctcctccaacgctataaagaggaggaggaggaacaaaaagaacaagaagacaaagaagggagaggaggaggtgcaggaggaggctgcagaagaaaaggaggaagaggagagcgttCAGACGAAGGTCACCCCAAAACAGAGCAAGAAAGCCaagaagaggcagagggagtcTGTTGCCATTGAGGAGCCCCCCGCAAaggaacccccacccccccagaccccggaggaccaggaagagacccccaagaagaagaaaaagaagaacgcagagaaagagaagaagaacacTGTGAAACAAACCCCGGCCCCTGTCCTagagaagaaaaacaagaagaagaagaacaagaagaAGCTTCTTGTGGAGCCGGTGGAAGAGGAAACGCCAGAGGAGGTCATCTTTACTCCAGCTCttcaagagaagaagaagaaaaagaagaagaagacgtcGGTGGCGGCTAAAGCTGAAAAAGAAAATCAGCAGGAAGTGACCTCACCTGTCCAAGAACAGAGCATCACACCAGAGAAAGCCAAGAAGAAGA AGAAGAACAAACAGAAGCAGGAGAAGGCGGCTCCTGTTGCTCctccagcgccccctgctgggaaG AAGAAGACCAAGAAGGCCATCGTGTGGTGA